The Pseudophryne corroboree isolate aPseCor3 chromosome 2, aPseCor3.hap2, whole genome shotgun sequence genome has a segment encoding these proteins:
- the LOC134989016 gene encoding olfactory receptor 52B4-like: MMEIMNLNKTSLSHTVFIHLGFTGVTRYRPLLVIPFSSIYAAILAGNSVVMSIIVLEKSLHSPMYILIFSLLAVNVPYTTAMIPKMILALLGLNQITLAGCLVQIFTVYSSIMSESALLMVMAVDRYLAISQPLQYWQIINKHLLVHLWLNVFICIGFAVVPLLSLLSSLQYCRSNIYHFHCENTMLFELGCGDISRTKII; the protein is encoded by the coding sequence ATGATGGAAATAATGAACCTAAACAAGACTTCACTCTCTCACACGGTATTCATCCACCTCGGGTTTACGGGGGTCACAAGATACAGGCCTCTTCTCGTGATTCCATTCTCCTCCATATATGCAGCAATCCTGGCTGGTAATTCGGTGGTCATGTCTATAATTGTACTGGAGAAAAGTCTACACTCGCCCATGTACATCCTCATCTTCTCTCTTCTTGCTGTCAATGTCCCTTACACCACCGCAATGATACCCAAGATGATCCTGGCTCTTCTGGGGCTCAACCAGATTACTCTGGCTGGATGTCTGGTGCAAATATTTACAGTGTATTCAAGTATCATGTCCGAAAGTGCCCTATTGATGGTGATGGCCGTGGACAGGTACCTAGCCATCAGCCAGCCTTTGCAGTATTGGCAAATTATCAACAAACATCTGCTGGTCCACCTGTGGCTCAACGTGTTCATTTGCATAGGTTTTGCTGTGGTTCCTCTTCTCTCTCTGCTCTCCAGCCTCCAGTATTGCAGGTCCAACATCTATCACTTCCACTGTGAGAACACCATGCTCTTTGAGCTAGGATGTGGCGATATTTCCAGAACCAAGATCAtataa